A single window of Gossypium hirsutum isolate 1008001.06 chromosome A10, Gossypium_hirsutum_v2.1, whole genome shotgun sequence DNA harbors:
- the LOC107936332 gene encoding protein IQ-DOMAIN 14 has translation MAKKKSWFNLVKRFFLFETLINAQKDNRRKWMFGRFRTKRLASIKAPSPPRDSIKYETEEDQKKHALTVAIAAVAAAEAAVAAAQVAAEVVRLTGNDAPKAKEEQTNDVKPDCSSSSELGNKFQQLAAIKIQASFRGYLARKALRALKGIVKLQAIIRGRVVRRQALTALKCLQSIVNIQSQVCARRFQIVEGTWQQHDENKELITLKDKILKVDTNSQTRWDNCNGGLKYWLDQWVDTKSKDVEVEDIDSVWTSNRKPTRLKTFSRQYHCDAEGVDSPVRVQGRRSFHGKQSSLGEDSSFITSPVVPTYMAATQSTKAKVRSMSSPKLRPGTCDTQSESYSPYKNKSCLLSSVTSKPNAYEQRSPTLKGVKSKKTLKDLSFNS, from the exons GGTTAGCATCCATTAAAGCTCCATCACCACCAAGAGACAGCATAAAATATGAAACAGAGGAGGACCAGAAGAAACATGCCTTAACAGTGGCAATTGCCGCAGTGGCTGCTGCTGAAGCAGCTGTTGCAGCTGCTCAGGTTGCAGCCGAGGTTGTTCGCCTCACAGGCAATGACGCCCCTAAAGCTAAAGAAGAACAAACCAATGATGTTAAACCTGACTGTTCTTCATCTAGTGAGCTTGGCAACAAGTTCCAACAACTTGCTGCTATAAAAATCCAGGCTTCTTTTCGGGGTTACCTT GCAAGGAAAGCTTTGAGAGCATTGAAAGGGATAGTGAAGCTTCAAGCAATTATTCGAGGCCGAGTTGTGAGACGACAAGCATTGACTGCTTTAAAATGCTTGCAATCGATTGTAAACATTCAGTCTCAAGTTTGTGCAAGGAGATTCCAAATTGTAGAAGGCACTTGGCAACAACATGATGAGAACAAAGAGTTGATAACTTTGAAAGATAAGATTCTTAAG GTGGATACCAACAGTCAAACAAGATGGGACAATTGTAATGGAGGATTGAAGTACTGGTTAGACCAATGGGTGGATACTAAAAGTAAAGATGTTGAAGTCGAAGACATAGACTCGGTTTGGACTTCGAACCGCAAGCCTACGAGGCTCAAGACTTTTTCGAGACAGTATCATTGTGATGCAGAAGGGGTAGATTCTCCGGTACGGGTTCAAGGACGACGATCATTTCATGGAAAGCAGAGTTCTTTAGGAGAAGATAGTTCTTTTATTACATCTCCTGTAGTTCCAACTTACATGGCAGCAACACAATCTACTAAAGCAAAGGTAAGGTCAATGAGTTCACCAAAGCTAAGGCCAGGAACTTGTGATACTCAATCCGAAAGCTATTCACCATATAAGAACAAGTCGTGTCTCCTATCTTCAGTTACAAGCAAGCCTAACGCTTATGAGCAGAGATCCCCAACACTAAAGGGTGTAAAGTCAAAGAAAACCTTGAAGGATCTTAGCTTTAACTCTTAA